The proteins below come from a single Spiroplasma endosymbiont of Atherix ibis genomic window:
- the rnpM gene encoding RNase P modulator RnpM, which translates to MTKDINFRKDAASNKMYPKIELIRIVKNKNGEVFIDNTKKAHGRGAYIRPTLEAVEKVKKTKALERNLRTTLNNEFYEKLIDEVKLNWD; encoded by the coding sequence ATGACAAAAGACATAAATTTTAGAAAAGATGCTGCATCTAATAAGATGTATCCTAAAATAGAATTAATAAGAATTGTTAAAAATAAAAATGGTGAAGTTTTTATAGATAATACTAAAAAAGCTCATGGTAGAGGAGCCTATATAAGACCAACACTAGAAGCTGTTGAAAAAGTTAAGAAAACTAAAGCTTTAGAAAGAAATTTAAGAACTACTTTAAATAATGAATTTTATGAAAAACTTATAGATGAGGTAAAATTAAATTGGGATTAG
- a CDS encoding glycosyl hydrolase family 18 protein, which yields MIFFANEIEQLHKQGKKVVISLGGADAHINLYENQKDEFVTEILRLVDRFGFDGVDIDLEQTAIDAADNQKVIPEALIEVKKILAEKNIDFIISMAPEFPYLKVNKTGASYIKYLEKLEGYYDYINPQFYNQAGDGINIQEEDRKDLGLNIYWLPQNNNKLKSEFLYLIAKYIVEGKDNFYQINADKLLWGLPSN from the coding sequence ATGATTTTTTTTGCAAATGAAATAGAACAATTACATAAACAAGGGAAAAAAGTTGTTATTTCACTTGGTGGAGCAGATGCTCATATAAATTTATATGAAAATCAAAAAGATGAATTTGTAACTGAAATTTTAAGACTAGTTGATAGATTTGGTTTTGATGGAGTAGATATTGATTTAGAACAGACTGCAATTGATGCAGCAGATAATCAAAAAGTTATTCCAGAAGCATTAATTGAAGTTAAAAAAATTTTAGCTGAAAAAAATATAGATTTCATTATCTCAATGGCTCCTGAATTCCCATATTTAAAAGTAAATAAAACTGGAGCAAGTTATATTAAATATTTAGAAAAATTAGAAGGATATTATGATTATATAAATCCACAATTTTATAATCAAGCAGGTGATGGAATTAATATCCAAGAAGAAGATAGAAAAGATTTGGGATTGAATATTTATTGATTACCTCAAAATAATAACAAATTAAAATCAGAATTTTTATATCTTATTGCAAAATATATTGTAGAAGGTAAAGATAATTTTTATCAAATTAATGCTGATAAATTACTATGAGGTTTACCATCAAATTAA
- a CDS encoding DJ-1 family glyoxalase III has translation MANVAIFVANGFEDTEVVATVDVLRRAEKLFNGSFPVVDIVSISDSKQVKGSWNIEIKADKLISEIDFSKYDCLILPGGLVGVEHLKENDVLMNAIEKHAKENKVVAAICAAPQILGKLELVNGIEVTHYPGCTQYLDKAIKKSHMSAIADKNIITGSSIGGVLQFALQIVDHFTSTEQMLKLHETLVFNY, from the coding sequence ATGGCAAATGTGGCTATTTTTGTTGCAAATGGTTTTGAAGATACAGAAGTTGTAGCAACAGTTGATGTTTTAAGAAGAGCAGAAAAACTATTTAATGGCAGTTTTCCTGTTGTAGATATTGTTTCAATAAGTGATTCTAAACAAGTTAAAGGTTCTTGAAATATAGAGATAAAAGCTGACAAGCTAATTAGTGAAATAGACTTTTCAAAATATGATTGTTTAATTTTACCTGGTGGATTAGTTGGAGTAGAGCATTTAAAAGAAAATGATGTATTAATGAATGCAATTGAAAAACACGCTAAAGAGAATAAAGTTGTTGCAGCTATTTGTGCAGCTCCTCAAATTTTAGGTAAATTAGAGCTTGTTAATGGAATTGAAGTTACTCATTATCCAGGATGTACACAATATTTAGATAAAGCTATTAAAAAATCTCACATGTCAGCAATTGCTGATAAAAATATTATTACAGGAAGTTCAATTGGAGGAGTATTACAATTTGCTTTACAAATTGTTGATCATTTTACTTCAACAGAACAAATGTTAAAATTACATGAAACGTTAGTATTTAATTATTAA
- the infB gene encoding translation initiation factor IF-2 — protein MAKKTKTNSNNNNKIQAKNKSKAHSANLKSQLKQTTETGLIDGIFVYTEPLSIADFAKKLNKGPAEIVKWFFTNGSMVTQNQILSEEQMGELCIEFGYDFKKETTVTKENIFETFNEKDDPKDLKEKPPIVTIMGHVDHGKTTLLDSIRNANVTDGEFGGITQHIGAYQTTIKNNKITFIDTPGHEAFTEMRARGSEVTDIVILVVAADDGVMPQTEEAIDHAKAADVPIIVFVNKIDKPGADPSKVKMELMNYGIVAEEYGGDIPFIEGSAKSKMGLDNLLETILLISELKDLKANPNKFARGTVIEAKLDKNRGPISTILVQEGTLRMRDILIAGGTFGTVKDLENENKSKLKEVLPGQPAVVIGLNEVPKAGDKFIVVVEEKMARDIAKAQFEKQQNEARQKNQTFTLDSIKNKIESGELKSINIILKADTQGTVEAVRNSMLKISIEGVKINVIRATVGAISISDVTLALASDALIYGFNVRPTAQVRQKAEEDGVEIRLHNIIYKLIEEIAEAATGMLDPVFEEKSLGEAEVRQLFKHSQVGTIAGCRIISGVVPRGSKVHILRDGIVVYTGELSSLKNKKDDIKEAKEGAECGLTIKNFNDLKENDIIEAYKIEEVK, from the coding sequence ATGGCAAAAAAAACTAAAACAAATAGTAATAATAACAATAAAATACAAGCCAAAAACAAATCCAAAGCACATAGTGCTAATTTAAAAAGCCAATTAAAACAAACAACTGAAACAGGATTAATTGATGGAATTTTTGTTTATACAGAACCATTATCAATAGCAGATTTTGCAAAAAAATTAAATAAAGGTCCTGCAGAAATTGTGAAGTGATTTTTCACAAATGGTTCAATGGTAACTCAAAATCAGATTCTTTCAGAAGAACAAATGGGAGAATTGTGTATTGAGTTTGGATATGACTTTAAAAAAGAAACAACAGTTACAAAAGAAAATATTTTTGAAACTTTTAATGAAAAAGATGATCCAAAAGATTTAAAAGAAAAACCACCAATTGTTACAATTATGGGACATGTTGATCATGGTAAAACTACTTTGTTGGATTCTATAAGAAATGCAAATGTAACTGATGGTGAATTTGGTGGAATTACTCAACATATTGGAGCTTATCAAACAACAATTAAAAATAATAAAATAACTTTTATTGATACTCCTGGTCACGAAGCTTTTACAGAAATGAGAGCAAGAGGAAGTGAAGTTACAGATATTGTAATTTTAGTTGTTGCAGCAGATGATGGGGTTATGCCTCAAACAGAAGAAGCTATTGACCATGCAAAAGCAGCTGATGTACCTATTATAGTATTTGTAAATAAAATAGATAAACCTGGAGCAGATCCAAGTAAAGTAAAAATGGAATTAATGAATTATGGTATTGTTGCAGAAGAGTATGGTGGAGATATTCCATTTATTGAAGGATCTGCAAAATCAAAAATGGGTTTAGATAATTTATTAGAAACAATTTTATTAATTTCAGAACTTAAAGATTTAAAAGCAAATCCTAATAAATTTGCTCGTGGAACAGTTATTGAAGCAAAATTAGATAAAAATAGAGGACCAATATCTACTATTCTTGTTCAAGAGGGAACTTTAAGAATGAGAGATATACTTATAGCAGGAGGTACTTTTGGTACTGTTAAAGATTTGGAAAATGAAAATAAGTCTAAATTAAAAGAAGTTTTACCAGGACAACCAGCTGTTGTAATAGGATTAAATGAAGTTCCAAAAGCAGGGGATAAGTTTATTGTAGTTGTAGAAGAAAAAATGGCTAGAGATATTGCTAAAGCTCAATTTGAAAAACAACAAAACGAAGCAAGACAAAAAAATCAAACATTCACTTTAGATTCAATTAAAAATAAAATTGAATCTGGTGAATTAAAATCAATTAATATTATTTTAAAAGCAGATACACAAGGAACTGTTGAAGCTGTTAGAAATTCAATGTTAAAAATTAGTATTGAAGGTGTAAAAATTAATGTTATTAGAGCAACTGTTGGTGCGATTTCAATAAGTGATGTTACATTAGCATTAGCATCTGATGCTCTAATCTATGGATTTAATGTTAGACCAACTGCTCAAGTTAGACAAAAAGCAGAAGAAGATGGAGTTGAAATAAGACTTCACAATATTATTTATAAATTAATTGAAGAAATTGCAGAAGCTGCAACAGGTATGCTTGATCCTGTTTTTGAAGAAAAATCACTTGGAGAAGCTGAAGTTAGACAATTATTTAAACATTCACAAGTTGGAACAATTGCAGGTTGTAGAATTATTAGTGGAGTAGTTCCGCGTGGTTCTAAAGTACATATTTTACGTGATGGTATAGTTGTTTATACAGGAGAATTATCATCATTAAAAAATAAAAAAGATGATATTAAAGAAGCAAAAGAAGGCGCAGAATGTGGACTTACAATAAAAAACTTTAATGATTTGAAAGAAAATGATATTATAGAAGCATATAAGATAGAAGAGGTTAAATAG
- the rbfA gene encoding 30S ribosome-binding factor RbfA, which translates to MAKDIKIERNQSTILRELNLILQREFPDCEYLNSLIIHEVRLSNDMSHAKIFYSFLDSSADQKAVQAEINENLKEIRMILASKVEMRNVPELTFEYDKTLENANKIEEILKEIK; encoded by the coding sequence ATGGCAAAAGATATTAAAATTGAAAGAAATCAGTCAACTATTTTAAGAGAATTAAATTTGATTTTACAAAGAGAATTTCCAGATTGTGAATATTTAAATTCACTTATAATTCATGAAGTAAGACTATCAAATGATATGAGTCATGCTAAAATATTTTATTCATTTTTAGATTCATCAGCAGATCAAAAAGCTGTTCAAGCTGAAATTAATGAAAATTTAAAAGAAATTAGAATGATTTTAGCAAGTAAAGTTGAAATGAGAAATGTTCCTGAATTAACTTTTGAATATGATAAAACTTTAGAAAATGCTAATAAAATTGAAGAAATTTTAAAAGAAATTAAATAA
- a CDS encoding 50S ribosomal protein L7, with protein sequence MGLDLDKLLGSLGIISSTGKLVYGSKLFDQIKNQKVKIIFTTSDMGKSQLKKINDKANFYNIKIINNLFDSEKLSKAIGKTNIKSVGVCDENFVKLLLNKIE encoded by the coding sequence TTGGGATTAGATTTAGATAAATTATTAGGTTCTTTAGGAATAATTTCATCTACTGGTAAATTAGTTTATGGAAGTAAATTATTTGATCAAATTAAAAATCAAAAAGTTAAAATTATATTTACAACTTCTGATATGGGAAAATCTCAATTAAAAAAAATTAATGATAAAGCTAACTTCTATAATATAAAAATTATTAATAATTTATTTGATTCTGAAAAGTTAAGTAAAGCAATTGGTAAAACTAATATTAAAAGTGTTGGTGTTTGTGATGAAAATTTTGTAAAGTTACTTTTAAATAAAATTGAATAA
- the nusA gene encoding transcription termination factor NusA, which produces MIDGAQLLDAIYEIVQDKKIDKEVILEGIREGFQKAYEKFFDPEAIVRVDIYQNTGQIKVFKELSVVQKIEDEWLEIGLNAAKEKYGDNISIGDNVYEPVEFTMEFSKLAVMQVGQIIKQKIREGEKNKIYQEFLSKNHEIVGGFVKDITETSYLVDVNGSIIPIWNKKIIPGEDFEIDQRICFYIEEVSKDNKHSQIQASRIHPEFLSRLMETEVPEILEGIVEVKSVAREPGHRAKIAVFSYEEGIDPIGSCVGALGSRIKNITKELNGEKIDVVLWSEDPKTFVMNSLAPVKVISIDINEENNECFIVVPNEQLSLAIGKRGMAARLVANLVNMKINIFSLDSAKEKEIEILWNGNISEKELNDPEFLNKVNKRREKTLKNNVKENIVTKKETEEEIVFVEHDKSIDEIQASIAAFESLNSDDNTFEYEESIDNDDEYDSYYQD; this is translated from the coding sequence ATGATTGATGGTGCACAATTATTAGATGCTATTTATGAAATCGTACAAGATAAAAAAATTGATAAAGAAGTTATTTTAGAAGGAATTAGAGAAGGTTTTCAAAAAGCTTATGAAAAATTCTTTGATCCAGAAGCTATTGTTAGAGTAGATATTTATCAAAATACAGGGCAAATTAAAGTATTTAAGGAATTATCAGTTGTTCAGAAAATAGAAGATGAGTGATTAGAAATTGGTTTAAATGCTGCAAAAGAAAAATACGGAGATAATATTTCTATTGGAGATAATGTCTATGAACCAGTAGAATTTACAATGGAATTTTCTAAATTGGCAGTAATGCAAGTTGGACAAATTATTAAACAAAAAATTCGTGAAGGTGAAAAGAATAAAATTTATCAAGAGTTTTTATCAAAAAATCACGAAATTGTTGGAGGATTTGTAAAAGATATTACTGAAACTAGTTATTTAGTGGATGTTAATGGTTCAATAATTCCAATTTGGAATAAAAAAATAATTCCAGGAGAAGATTTTGAAATTGATCAAAGAATTTGTTTTTATATTGAAGAGGTTTCAAAAGATAATAAACACTCACAAATTCAAGCTTCAAGAATTCACCCTGAATTTTTATCAAGATTAATGGAAACAGAAGTTCCTGAAATTTTAGAAGGAATAGTAGAAGTTAAATCTGTTGCAAGAGAGCCAGGACATAGAGCTAAAATTGCTGTTTTCTCATACGAAGAAGGAATCGATCCAATTGGAAGTTGTGTTGGAGCTTTAGGAAGTAGAATTAAAAATATTACTAAAGAATTAAATGGTGAAAAAATAGATGTAGTTTTATGAAGTGAAGATCCTAAAACTTTTGTAATGAATTCATTAGCACCTGTTAAAGTAATTAGTATTGATATTAATGAAGAAAATAATGAATGTTTTATAGTTGTTCCAAATGAACAATTATCATTGGCAATTGGAAAAAGAGGAATGGCAGCTAGATTAGTTGCAAATCTTGTAAATATGAAAATAAATATTTTTTCACTTGATAGTGCAAAAGAAAAAGAAATTGAAATTTTGTGAAATGGAAATATTAGTGAAAAGGAATTAAATGATCCAGAATTTTTAAATAAAGTTAATAAAAGAAGAGAAAAAACTTTAAAAAATAATGTAAAAGAAAATATTGTTACTAAAAAAGAAACAGAAGAAGAAATTGTATTTGTTGAACATGACAAATCAATTGATGAAATTCAAGCATCAATTGCAGCATTTGAAAGTCTAAATAGTGATGATAATACTTTTGAATATGAAGAAAGTATTGACAATGATGATGAATATGATTCATATTATCAGGATTAA